In Dethiobacter alkaliphilus AHT 1, a single window of DNA contains:
- a CDS encoding ABC transporter substrate-binding protein: MLKRRGFVLVLLVVLVALVASGCGQPQNNGADAEFEQSDQLVLAIGGEPDDGFDPTIGWGRYGSPLFQSTLLRRDDDLNVENDLATDYEVSEDGLVWTVSIRDDVVFSDGEPLTADDVVYTFLTAKESGSVVDLNVLSDAVALDETTVEFTLTRPQSTFINNLITTGIVPAHAHGAGYAEDPVGSGPYKFVQWDRGQQLIVEANPEYYGQKPYFQKITFLFLSEDGAFAAANAGDLDLVAVPAALAQQNVTGMSLKAIESIDNRGIMFPFVEAGGQTDDGYPVGNDVTADLALRQAINVAVDRQALVDGVLNGFGTPAYSASDGMPWWNPDTVFADGDFDAARDILEEGGWTEVDGIWQKGELTAEFSLYYPASDQVRQSLAIAVADMLKPLGINIIVEGKSWDEIQANMYSNAVMFGWGSHDPQELYNLYSSQTAGIGWYNTGYYSNEKVDEYMELALAATTVEEAMNYWQLAQWDGETGLSALGDAPWAWLVNLQHTYLVREGLNIGRQRIHPHGHGWPVTDNIVDWRWDD; this comes from the coding sequence ATGTTGAAAAGACGAGGGTTTGTACTGGTGTTGTTGGTTGTTTTGGTTGCTTTGGTGGCATCCGGGTGTGGGCAGCCGCAGAATAATGGCGCCGATGCTGAATTTGAGCAGAGTGACCAGTTGGTGTTAGCTATTGGCGGTGAACCGGATGATGGTTTTGATCCCACTATTGGGTGGGGGCGTTACGGCTCCCCGCTGTTTCAAAGCACCCTTTTGCGTCGTGATGATGATTTAAACGTGGAAAACGACCTGGCAACAGATTATGAAGTTAGTGAGGATGGGCTGGTGTGGACTGTAAGTATTCGGGATGATGTGGTGTTCTCCGATGGGGAGCCGCTAACTGCCGATGATGTGGTTTATACCTTCCTGACCGCCAAAGAGAGCGGCTCGGTGGTGGACTTAAATGTCCTTTCAGATGCGGTGGCGCTTGATGAGACAACGGTGGAATTTACTTTGACGCGCCCCCAGTCTACCTTTATTAATAACCTGATTACCACAGGAATTGTGCCGGCGCACGCACACGGTGCCGGATATGCTGAAGACCCGGTGGGGTCCGGGCCCTATAAATTTGTGCAGTGGGACCGCGGGCAGCAGCTGATTGTGGAGGCCAACCCGGAGTATTATGGACAAAAGCCTTATTTCCAAAAGATTACATTCCTGTTTTTGTCTGAAGATGGCGCTTTTGCTGCCGCCAATGCGGGCGATTTGGACCTGGTTGCTGTTCCCGCTGCCTTAGCACAGCAGAATGTGACAGGTATGAGCCTGAAGGCCATCGAAAGTATTGATAACCGTGGCATCATGTTTCCCTTTGTGGAAGCGGGCGGCCAGACCGATGACGGGTATCCTGTGGGCAATGATGTGACTGCGGATTTAGCCCTGCGCCAGGCCATCAATGTGGCGGTGGACCGGCAGGCTTTGGTGGATGGCGTATTAAACGGTTTTGGCACACCGGCCTATTCGGCCAGTGACGGTATGCCCTGGTGGAATCCGGACACTGTGTTTGCCGACGGAGATTTTGACGCGGCGCGGGACATCCTGGAAGAGGGCGGCTGGACTGAAGTGGACGGAATCTGGCAAAAAGGGGAACTGACAGCTGAGTTTAGCCTGTATTATCCCGCCTCTGACCAGGTTCGCCAGTCTCTTGCCATTGCTGTGGCCGATATGTTAAAGCCTTTGGGCATCAATATTATAGTGGAAGGTAAAAGTTGGGATGAGATTCAGGCCAATATGTACTCCAATGCGGTAATGTTTGGCTGGGGCAGCCATGACCCGCAGGAGCTTTACAATCTCTACAGCAGCCAAACCGCAGGGATTGGCTGGTATAACACCGGTTATTACAGTAACGAAAAGGTTGATGAGTATATGGAGTTGGCTCTGGCTGCCACCACTGTGGAAGAAGCTATGAATTACTGGCAGTTGGCACAGTGGGACGGGGAAACCGGCTTAAGCGCCTTAGGCGATGCTCCCTGGGCCTGGCTTGTTAACCTGCAGCATACCTACTTGGTCCGCGAGGGCCTAAATATCGGCCGGCAGCGTATTCACCCTCACGGGCACGGCTGGCCTGTAACCGACAATATTGTGGACTGGCGCTGGGACGACTAA
- the ftsA gene encoding cell division protein FtsA → MVKRNLVCGMDIGTSHVRSIVGEINNDGTINIIGVGTSPSDGLKKGVIVDLDKTVDAITQAVEEAERMVGTTIPSAFLGIVGSQVGLVNNRGVVAVSAEDKEITEDDVERVLQAARVIALPPDREIIDVIPREFIVDGYDGIRDPVGMVGVRLEVDAMIITGMVTSIRNLVRCVERAGLEIDGMVLNSLANSEIALSRDEKELGTVLIDIGGGTTEVSVFQNGHIKDIAVLPVGGDYITNDIAVGLRTSIETAEKLKREHGVALPSMAAEGDSINLPMLAGKEPQTIKAQELAMIIEPRLVEMLQLAAQELNKMGFREPLPAGVVLTGGVSMMPGLVDLAEQIFDSSVRIAQPAYVGVKSPIYSTAVGIIHYVQHAHMFTPKEYRGGRVALPGIFNKVKSWFVEMFD, encoded by the coding sequence GTGGTAAAAAGGAATCTGGTCTGCGGCATGGATATCGGCACGTCACACGTCCGTTCCATTGTCGGAGAAATAAATAATGATGGCACAATAAATATTATCGGAGTAGGGACAAGCCCGTCGGACGGCCTGAAGAAGGGTGTAATTGTTGATCTGGACAAAACGGTGGATGCAATTACGCAGGCTGTGGAAGAAGCGGAACGAATGGTGGGGACTACCATTCCCTCTGCTTTTCTGGGCATTGTGGGCTCTCAGGTAGGCCTGGTAAATAACCGTGGTGTGGTGGCTGTTTCCGCAGAAGATAAGGAAATCACCGAAGATGATGTGGAACGGGTGCTGCAGGCGGCGCGGGTCATTGCCCTGCCTCCGGATCGGGAAATAATTGATGTTATTCCACGGGAATTTATCGTGGATGGATATGATGGTATCCGTGACCCGGTGGGCATGGTGGGAGTTCGCCTGGAGGTGGACGCCATGATTATCACCGGCATGGTCACCTCTATTCGTAATTTGGTCCGCTGTGTGGAACGTGCCGGACTGGAGATTGACGGCATGGTACTCAATTCCCTGGCCAATTCGGAAATAGCACTTTCCCGGGATGAAAAGGAACTGGGCACGGTGCTCATTGATATCGGCGGCGGTACCACGGAAGTCTCTGTTTTTCAAAACGGACACATCAAAGATATTGCCGTTCTTCCGGTGGGCGGAGATTACATAACCAACGATATAGCCGTAGGGCTGAGAACATCTATAGAAACTGCAGAAAAGTTAAAACGGGAACATGGTGTGGCGCTTCCCTCAATGGCTGCTGAAGGGGACTCCATCAATCTGCCTATGCTGGCCGGCAAGGAACCCCAAACCATAAAGGCTCAGGAATTAGCCATGATTATTGAACCCCGTTTGGTGGAAATGCTGCAGTTGGCGGCGCAGGAACTGAATAAAATGGGTTTCCGTGAGCCTCTGCCGGCAGGTGTGGTGCTTACCGGAGGCGTGTCCATGATGCCGGGCCTGGTGGATTTGGCCGAACAGATATTTGACTCTTCGGTGCGGATTGCCCAGCCGGCCTATGTGGGTGTAAAAAGCCCCATCTATTCTACTGCGGTGGGAATTATTCATTATGTGCAGCATGCGCATATGTTTACACCTAAGGAGTACCGGGGAGGACGCGTTGCGCTGCCGGGAATCTTTAACAAAGTTAAATCCTGGTTTGTGGAAATGTTTGACTAA
- the ftsZ gene encoding cell division protein FtsZ — MEQFAQIKVIGVGGGGSNAVNRMIAAGLRGVEFISVNTDAQALYLADSECKLQIGEKLTKGLGAGANPEIGHQAAEESRDEIMQALKGADMVFVTAGMGGGTGTGAAPVIAEVARELGALTVGVVTKPFTFEGRRRSSSADKGIIELKDKVDTLITIPNDRLLQVVEKRTPILEAFRIADDVLRQGVQGISDLIAVPGLINLDFADVKTIMKETGAALMGIGVGNGDNRTVEAAKAAIASPLLETSIDGARGVLLNITGGSDLGLFEVNEAADIVAEAADPDANIIFGAVIDEALQDEVRVTVIATGFDHQVSERKQMIEELTQKSFSSDDLDIPAFLRRKRS, encoded by the coding sequence ATGGAGCAATTTGCCCAGATAAAAGTCATTGGTGTGGGCGGGGGTGGCAGTAACGCCGTTAACCGCATGATTGCCGCCGGTCTGCGCGGTGTGGAATTTATATCCGTAAATACAGATGCACAGGCCCTGTACTTGGCCGACTCCGAATGTAAGCTGCAAATCGGCGAAAAGCTGACCAAAGGCCTGGGAGCCGGTGCTAATCCGGAAATCGGACATCAGGCAGCAGAAGAAAGCAGAGACGAAATAATGCAGGCGCTAAAAGGCGCCGATATGGTATTTGTCACCGCCGGCATGGGCGGCGGAACGGGAACCGGGGCCGCTCCGGTTATTGCCGAAGTTGCCCGGGAACTGGGAGCCCTGACCGTGGGGGTGGTTACCAAGCCGTTCACCTTTGAGGGTCGGCGCCGTTCCTCTTCTGCCGACAAGGGCATTATTGAGCTAAAAGATAAAGTGGATACCTTAATTACCATTCCCAATGACCGCCTGCTGCAGGTGGTGGAAAAGCGTACTCCCATTCTGGAGGCGTTTCGCATTGCCGATGACGTTCTCCGGCAGGGCGTGCAGGGTATTTCCGATTTGATTGCGGTACCGGGCCTTATTAACCTGGACTTTGCCGATGTGAAGACCATTATGAAGGAAACCGGTGCGGCGCTGATGGGAATTGGCGTGGGCAACGGCGACAACCGTACCGTGGAAGCGGCTAAAGCGGCCATTGCCAGCCCGCTTCTTGAAACATCCATTGACGGCGCCCGCGGCGTGCTCTTAAATATCACCGGCGGATCCGACCTGGGCCTCTTTGAGGTAAACGAAGCAGCCGACATTGTGGCCGAAGCGGCGGACCCCGATGCCAATATCATCTTCGGTGCGGTCATCGACGAAGCTCTGCAGGATGAAGTGCGCGTCACCGTAATTGCCACCGGTTTCGACCATCAGGTCTCCGAGCGCAAGCAAATGATCGAAGAACTCACCCAAAAGTCTTTCTCCTCCGACGACCTTGATATACCCGCTTTTCTCCGCCGCAAACGGAGCTAA
- a CDS encoding YlmC/YmxH family sporulation protein yields the protein MIKISDLRNRDVVNVVDGKRLGVICDLDLDLEQGRICAIIVPGGSKFFSFFSGGQDYVIPWENIIKIGVDTILVELAVPSYRSR from the coding sequence ATGATTAAAATTTCCGATCTGAGGAACAGAGATGTGGTAAATGTGGTAGACGGAAAACGGCTGGGCGTAATCTGTGATTTGGATCTGGATCTGGAACAGGGACGGATCTGCGCCATTATTGTTCCCGGAGGTTCAAAATTTTTTAGCTTTTTTAGTGGGGGGCAGGACTACGTGATCCCCTGGGAAAACATAATAAAAATCGGTGTTGATACCATTTTGGTGGAGCTGGCCGTCCCGTCATATCGCAGCCGATAA
- a CDS encoding ABC transporter ATP-binding protein, producing MLLEAKNIGFRYGEGPWVLRGVSLSLKPGEVVGLSGHSGCGKTTLARVLAGYEPPLEGSVTLDGKPLPKKGYNPVQLVFQHPEKAVNDRWRMEYTLRENRWYQQKVLTPLGIEPDWLTRWPKELSGGELQRFCVARALGPQTRFLIADEMTTMLDAITQAQIWHVVLDAVKEQNLGVLVVSHEQTLLERLCSRVIDLEAFRDHSTKHHHPSDVCCQ from the coding sequence ATGCTACTTGAAGCCAAAAACATCGGCTTTCGCTACGGCGAGGGCCCCTGGGTCCTGCGGGGTGTCTCCCTCTCCCTAAAACCAGGGGAAGTGGTGGGCTTATCCGGCCACAGCGGCTGCGGAAAGACCACCCTGGCCCGTGTTCTGGCCGGGTATGAGCCGCCATTGGAAGGCAGTGTGACCCTTGACGGTAAACCGCTGCCTAAAAAAGGCTACAATCCGGTGCAGCTGGTCTTTCAGCATCCGGAGAAAGCGGTAAATGACCGGTGGCGCATGGAATACACCCTGCGGGAAAACAGGTGGTACCAACAAAAGGTACTCACCCCTTTGGGGATTGAGCCGGACTGGCTGACCCGCTGGCCCAAAGAGCTCTCCGGCGGTGAACTGCAGCGCTTTTGCGTGGCCCGGGCTCTTGGACCCCAGACCCGTTTTCTTATCGCCGATGAGATGACCACCATGCTTGATGCCATAACCCAGGCGCAGATCTGGCATGTGGTGCTGGACGCCGTTAAAGAGCAAAACCTGGGGGTTTTGGTGGTCAGCCACGAACAGACCCTGCTGGAACGTTTATGCAGCCGGGTTATCGACCTGGAGGCTTTTCGTGATCATTCAACAAAACACCACCATCCAAGCGATGTCTGCTGTCAGTAG
- a CDS encoding ABC transporter ATP-binding protein, which translates to MSPALPLKKRAPEFADKEEVFAGASTAGDKPVLEVKDLSVSFVQYAGGLRQTNLKVISGLDVSIKKGEVLAVVGSSGSGKSLLAHAILGILPKNAKVSGTMHYGGEALTPRRQAKLRGREIAIIPQSVNYLDPLMRVGPQVGISVHNGDKNAIVRQVFARYGLEKKVEDLYPFQLSGGMARRVLVSTAVVSGARLVIADEPTPGLHPAVVAEALGHLRQLADEGCAVMLITHDITSALQMADRIAVFYAGSTVETAPSVDFYGKGQALRHPYSKALWQALPQNDFKPIAGFQPTPGNLPSGCLFAPRCEHKTPECEAERPPARLLRGGNVRCIHAT; encoded by the coding sequence ATGAGCCCCGCCTTACCCCTGAAAAAAAGAGCGCCGGAATTTGCTGACAAGGAAGAGGTTTTTGCTGGCGCCTCCACCGCCGGGGATAAACCGGTCCTGGAGGTAAAGGACCTTTCCGTATCATTTGTGCAGTATGCCGGGGGCCTGCGCCAGACAAACCTGAAAGTAATCAGCGGACTGGATGTGTCCATAAAAAAGGGAGAGGTGCTGGCAGTGGTAGGCTCCAGCGGTTCGGGCAAGAGCCTGCTGGCCCATGCCATCCTTGGTATCCTGCCCAAAAACGCCAAAGTAAGCGGCACCATGCACTACGGAGGTGAAGCTTTAACTCCCAGGCGCCAGGCCAAGCTGCGCGGCCGGGAAATAGCCATCATCCCGCAGTCTGTAAACTACCTTGATCCCTTAATGCGGGTAGGCCCGCAGGTGGGTATCTCTGTGCACAACGGCGATAAAAATGCAATTGTACGCCAGGTATTTGCCCGCTATGGCCTGGAGAAAAAAGTAGAGGATTTGTATCCCTTCCAACTCTCCGGAGGTATGGCACGCCGTGTGCTGGTTTCCACCGCCGTGGTCAGCGGTGCCCGACTGGTAATAGCTGATGAGCCCACCCCGGGCCTGCATCCGGCGGTGGTGGCTGAAGCTTTGGGGCATTTGCGTCAATTAGCAGACGAGGGTTGTGCGGTGATGCTTATTACCCATGACATCACCTCTGCTTTGCAGATGGCTGACCGTATTGCCGTTTTTTATGCCGGCAGTACGGTGGAGACAGCACCGTCTGTTGACTTTTACGGTAAAGGCCAGGCGCTGCGCCACCCTTACAGTAAAGCACTGTGGCAGGCACTGCCGCAAAATGATTTCAAACCCATTGCCGGTTTCCAACCCACTCCGGGCAACCTGCCTTCAGGATGTTTGTTTGCTCCCCGCTGCGAACATAAAACACCGGAGTGTGAAGCAGAGCGTCCTCCGGCACGTCTCCTGCGCGGTGGGAATGTGAGGTGTATCCATGCTACTTGA
- the sigE gene encoding RNA polymerase sporulation sigma factor SigE, with the protein MKVLSHWRLRLRLLIIRSMRRLGIEFLPEVYYVGSSETLPPPLSQDEEGFLLEKLKTGDYAVKAVLIERNLRLVVYIARKFENTGILIDDLVSIGTIGLIKAVNTFDPHKNIKLATYASKCIENEILMFLRRNNKVKAEVSFDEPLNVDWDGNELLLSDVLGTENDLVIKGIEAEVERKLLYNAIEKLNRREKRIMELRFGLLGQEEKTQKEVAVMLGISQSYISRLEKRIIKRLQKEIRKLE; encoded by the coding sequence TTGAAGGTACTGTCCCACTGGAGGTTGAGGCTGCGTTTACTTATCATCCGGTCCATGCGGCGTTTGGGGATAGAGTTTCTGCCGGAAGTCTATTATGTTGGCAGTTCGGAAACACTGCCTCCCCCGCTGTCGCAGGACGAGGAAGGGTTTTTGCTGGAAAAACTGAAAACAGGGGATTATGCCGTTAAGGCGGTTTTGATTGAGCGCAATCTTCGCCTGGTGGTTTATATTGCCAGAAAGTTTGAAAATACCGGTATTCTTATTGATGATCTGGTTTCTATCGGAACCATCGGACTTATTAAAGCGGTGAATACATTTGACCCGCACAAGAATATTAAGCTGGCCACTTATGCTTCCAAATGTATTGAAAATGAAATATTAATGTTTTTACGCAGGAATAATAAAGTAAAGGCGGAAGTTTCCTTTGATGAGCCGCTGAATGTGGATTGGGACGGTAATGAGCTGCTGCTCTCCGATGTGCTGGGTACGGAAAATGACCTGGTTATTAAAGGTATTGAAGCGGAAGTGGAGCGCAAACTTTTATACAACGCCATTGAAAAACTAAACCGTCGGGAAAAAAGGATTATGGAATTGCGCTTCGGGCTGTTGGGCCAGGAGGAGAAAACGCAAAAAGAAGTGGCGGTGATGCTTGGCATCTCACAGTCCTACATTTCCCGCCTGGAAAAACGGATTATTAAAAGGTTACAAAAGGAAATCCGCAAGCTGGAGTAA
- a CDS encoding ABC transporter permease: MRTKKLLKFFAYKGIKFLTLLTALCVLSFLLVHYSPVDPVRAYVGADMMRVGPEQQAQIVEYWGLDQPPLVQFGRWAQAVMRGDLGTSMIFRRPVVDVIRERFFASMMLMGVAWILSGILGFALGIWAAMKQGTWIDKIIKWYCLTLASTPTFWLGLLFLIIFAVNLGWFPVGLGVPAGVLAEQVTLANRLYHLILPALTLSLFGVANLALHTRQKMVDVLSSDYVLFARARGEGSMGLLWRHGLRNVALPAITLQFAVFSELFGGSVLAEQVFSYPGLGQATVEAGLRGDVPLLLGIVIFSALFVFTGNLVADLLYQVVDPRIRLRGGSA; encoded by the coding sequence TTGCGTACTAAAAAACTGCTTAAGTTTTTTGCCTACAAAGGAATAAAGTTTCTCACACTTCTTACCGCTCTGTGCGTACTATCGTTTCTGCTTGTTCACTATTCGCCGGTTGATCCGGTCCGCGCCTATGTGGGTGCCGATATGATGCGGGTCGGGCCGGAGCAGCAGGCGCAAATTGTGGAATACTGGGGACTGGATCAACCGCCCCTGGTTCAGTTTGGCCGCTGGGCCCAGGCTGTGATGCGGGGTGATCTGGGCACCTCCATGATTTTTCGCCGCCCGGTGGTGGATGTGATCCGGGAGAGGTTCTTTGCCTCCATGATGTTAATGGGTGTGGCCTGGATCCTCTCGGGTATACTGGGCTTTGCCTTGGGAATTTGGGCTGCCATGAAACAGGGTACCTGGATAGATAAAATTATCAAGTGGTACTGTCTCACACTGGCCTCCACGCCCACATTTTGGCTTGGGCTTTTGTTTCTGATAATTTTTGCTGTTAACTTGGGCTGGTTTCCGGTGGGCCTGGGTGTGCCCGCCGGGGTGCTGGCAGAACAGGTCACCCTGGCAAACAGGCTGTATCATTTGATCTTGCCTGCACTGACCTTAAGTCTCTTTGGCGTGGCCAATCTGGCGCTGCATACCAGACAGAAAATGGTGGATGTTCTCTCCAGTGACTATGTGCTTTTTGCCCGGGCCCGGGGAGAGGGCAGCATGGGCCTTTTATGGCGGCACGGTTTGAGGAATGTGGCTTTGCCGGCAATTACACTGCAATTTGCAGTTTTTAGTGAGCTGTTTGGCGGCTCTGTTTTAGCAGAGCAGGTATTTTCTTATCCCGGACTGGGGCAGGCCACGGTGGAAGCAGGTTTGCGTGGAGATGTGCCGCTGCTGTTAGGTATTGTGATCTTCTCCGCCTTGTTTGTCTTCACCGGTAATTTAGTGGCCGATTTGCTCTATCAGGTGGTTGATCCGCGAATCCGGCTAAGAGGAGGGTCTGCATGA
- a CDS encoding ABC transporter permease has translation MSAIHVLRTNIKRVRPSMNRRQRTLLVTGFAASFLLAIVAGGFLISDVGLATNFDARNLAPSLSHPFGTDWMGRDMFTRTIKGLMLSMGVGMLATSVSVLIALVLGMASATLGKVVDAAVTWLVDLFLGVPHLVALILISFALGGGARGVIIGVALTHWPSLTRVIRAEVMQIRSAEFVQVSGSLGRSRWWIATRHILPHLVPQFFVGMILLFPHAVLHEAAVTFLGFGLSPHQPAIGVILSESMRYLSTGMWWLAFFPGLALLIMVRIFDILGDNLRMLVDPHSAHE, from the coding sequence ATGAGTGCCATACATGTGCTGAGAACAAACATAAAACGGGTAAGGCCCAGTATGAACCGTCGGCAGCGCACTCTTTTGGTGACCGGCTTTGCCGCCTCCTTTTTGCTGGCCATTGTGGCCGGAGGCTTTCTTATAAGTGATGTGGGCCTGGCCACAAACTTTGATGCCCGTAATTTAGCCCCTTCCCTTAGCCACCCGTTCGGTACAGACTGGATGGGGCGGGATATGTTTACCCGCACCATTAAAGGGCTGATGCTTAGCATGGGGGTAGGAATGCTGGCCACATCGGTCAGTGTTTTAATCGCCCTGGTGTTGGGTATGGCTTCGGCTACGCTGGGTAAAGTGGTGGATGCTGCTGTTACCTGGCTTGTGGACCTGTTTCTCGGCGTCCCCCATCTGGTGGCTCTCATTCTCATTTCCTTTGCTTTGGGAGGAGGGGCCCGGGGAGTTATTATCGGGGTGGCGCTAACACACTGGCCCAGCTTAACCAGGGTAATCCGGGCCGAGGTGATGCAGATCCGCTCTGCTGAATTTGTGCAGGTATCCGGCAGCTTGGGGCGTTCCCGTTGGTGGATAGCCACCCGCCATATTCTTCCCCATTTAGTACCCCAGTTCTTTGTGGGGATGATTTTACTGTTTCCCCACGCCGTGCTTCATGAGGCCGCCGTTACTTTTTTGGGCTTTGGCCTCTCACCGCATCAGCCGGCCATTGGCGTGATTCTCTCAGAATCCATGCGTTATTTATCCACCGGTATGTGGTGGTTGGCTTTTTTCCCAGGGCTTGCCCTGTTGATAATGGTGCGTATCTTTGATATTTTAGGCGACAATTTGCGGATGCTGGTTGATCCGCACAGTGCGCATGAATAA
- a CDS encoding sigma-E processing peptidase SpoIIGA — protein MYIEDLLALNFMMNTALLYLTARLTGRELKMFRLASGGFLAALYSLVIFLPVAYFVFSWVGKVVASVLIVAFTFRPGRIMELLRLCGAFFLASFFLAGTVFALYFFGSTPAVVQGGVFYITPPRPGMLFTGVLIAFILMVGVWHFSERQRRNKGLRYRLTLRSGNRRATARALVDTGNQLRDPVSGRPLNVASFRAIRDLLPQALQEAYLAGEDPVCALGELSGDEAERFGVVPFRSLENSGMLVTFRPDAVTVEEGATCGELSGLAFAITAKGLSLDNDAEILLHPSVLENIGGVGV, from the coding sequence ATGTATATTGAAGACCTCCTGGCCTTAAATTTTATGATGAACACAGCCCTGCTTTATCTGACAGCACGTCTTACAGGCAGGGAGCTGAAAATGTTCCGACTGGCGTCGGGAGGGTTTTTGGCGGCGTTGTACAGTCTGGTAATATTTTTACCGGTGGCTTATTTTGTCTTTTCCTGGGTTGGAAAAGTTGTGGCCAGTGTGCTGATTGTGGCCTTTACTTTCCGCCCCGGGCGAATCATGGAGCTGCTCAGGCTGTGCGGAGCATTTTTTCTGGCATCATTTTTTTTGGCTGGAACTGTATTTGCACTATACTTTTTTGGCAGTACACCGGCAGTGGTACAGGGCGGAGTGTTTTATATCACACCGCCCCGTCCCGGCATGCTCTTTACCGGTGTACTAATCGCATTTATCCTGATGGTAGGTGTCTGGCACTTCAGTGAACGGCAGCGGCGTAACAAAGGTTTGCGTTACCGCCTGACGCTTCGCAGCGGGAACCGCCGGGCCACCGCCCGGGCGCTGGTGGATACGGGAAACCAATTGCGCGATCCGGTTTCCGGCCGTCCCCTCAATGTGGCCAGTTTCCGTGCCATCCGTGACCTCTTGCCACAGGCTTTGCAGGAGGCATATCTGGCAGGAGAAGACCCGGTCTGTGCCTTAGGTGAATTGTCCGGCGATGAGGCGGAAAGGTTTGGCGTTGTGCCTTTTCGCTCTCTGGAGAATTCGGGAATGCTGGTTACCTTTCGCCCCGACGCGGTGACTGTGGAGGAGGGAGCCACATGTGGCGAGCTTTCCGGGTTGGCCTTTGCCATCACTGCCAAAGGGCTGTCTTTGGACAATGACGCGGAAATTTTGCTTCATCCATCTGTTTTAGAAAATATAGGAGGTGTGGGTGTTTGA
- the nrdR gene encoding transcriptional regulator NrdR encodes MKCPYCGCVESRVIDSRSTDEGGAIRRRRECTVCEKRFTTYEKVDETPVIVVKRDGSRQMFDRTKILNGLIYAGGKRKIPLEVFENLVDDLERELRSANNHEVSSDEVGQRVLAKLRDIDEVAYVRFASVYYKFRDIDDFRKALAEMP; translated from the coding sequence ATGAAATGCCCTTACTGCGGCTGTGTGGAAAGCCGGGTTATCGATTCCCGTTCCACCGATGAGGGGGGCGCAATTCGCAGGCGCCGCGAATGTACGGTGTGTGAAAAACGGTTTACCACGTACGAAAAAGTGGACGAGACCCCGGTGATTGTGGTGAAACGTGACGGCAGCAGACAGATGTTTGACAGGACCAAAATTTTAAACGGCCTGATTTATGCCGGTGGCAAGCGCAAAATCCCGTTGGAAGTTTTTGAGAATCTGGTGGATGATTTGGAAAGGGAGTTGCGCAGTGCCAACAATCATGAAGTTTCCTCGGATGAAGTGGGGCAGCGTGTATTGGCCAAGCTTCGCGACATAGACGAGGTGGCTTATGTGCGCTTTGCGTCGGTGTACTACAAGTTCAGAGATATTGATGATTTCAGAAAAGCCTTGGCGGAGATGCCCTGA
- the sigG gene encoding RNA polymerase sporulation sigma factor SigG: MQNIGDAEFCSLHYDLGGDGVINKVEICGVNTAKLPVLKNDEMRRLFARLREGDESAREKLVNGNLRLVLSVIQRFNNRGEYVDDLFQVGCIGLIKAIDNFDLGQNVKFSTYAVPMIIGEIRRYLRDNNPIRVSRSLRDIAYKVLQVRDSLANRFAREPTISEIAKELNLKREDIVFALDAIQEPVSLFEPIYHDGGDPIFVMDQISDDKNHDNKWLEVLAINEALHKLNEREKLILTLRFYRGKTQMEVADEIGISQAQVSRLEKAALSHLRKHVQ, encoded by the coding sequence ATGCAGAATATAGGGGACGCGGAATTTTGTTCCTTGCATTATGATCTGGGAGGGGACGGCGTGATTAACAAAGTAGAAATTTGTGGTGTCAACACTGCCAAATTGCCGGTCTTAAAAAACGATGAAATGCGTCGCCTGTTTGCCCGACTTCGTGAGGGAGATGAATCTGCCCGGGAAAAGCTGGTCAATGGAAACCTGCGTCTTGTACTCAGTGTGATTCAGCGTTTTAATAACCGGGGAGAATATGTTGATGATCTCTTTCAGGTAGGGTGCATCGGGCTGATTAAAGCTATTGATAATTTTGATTTGGGTCAGAATGTTAAATTTTCAACTTACGCCGTGCCAATGATTATCGGTGAAATCCGGCGTTACCTGCGGGACAATAATCCCATCCGGGTATCCCGTTCTTTGCGGGACATTGCCTACAAGGTTCTGCAGGTGCGGGATTCTTTAGCCAACCGTTTTGCCCGTGAGCCAACCATCAGCGAGATTGCCAAAGAGCTAAATCTCAAGCGGGAAGATATCGTCTTTGCCTTAGATGCCATCCAGGAGCCGGTGTCGCTCTTTGAGCCCATCTACCATGATGGTGGAGATCCCATCTTTGTCATGGATCAGATTTCCGATGATAAAAACCATGATAATAAGTGGTTGGAAGTACTGGCTATAAACGAGGCCCTGCATAAATTAAATGAACGGGAAAAACTGATTCTAACGCTTCGGTTTTACCGTGGCAAGACACAGATGGAAGTGGCCGATGAGATCGGCATTTCACAGGCCCAGGTTTCCCGCCTGGAAAAAGCGGCGCTAAGTCATTTACGCAAACATGTACAGTAA